One Ananas comosus cultivar F153 unplaced genomic scaffold, ASM154086v1, whole genome shotgun sequence genomic region harbors:
- the LOC109704628 gene encoding cyclin-B1-1-like isoform X2, whose protein sequence is MCLMPMTNWLLWITSRTSTSSINSPSMRASRPHDYIDSQVEIDAKMGAILADWIIEVHHKFELMPKTLYLTFYVIDRYLSMEMVPRRELQLVGVGAMLIACKYEEIWAPEVNDFICISDSAYTREQILGMEKTILNKLEWNLTVLTPYVFLVRFLKAAASDKDMQHMVFFFAELGLVQYPMIMYRPSMVAASAVYAARCTLKKSPFWTKTLKRHTGFSEQQLFSIHRGFGTLEDFQGRSKDT, encoded by the exons ATGTGTCTGATGCCGATGACCAATTGGCTGTTGTGGATTACGTCGAGGACATCTACAAGTTCTATAAACTCGCCGAG CATGAGAGCGAGCCGACCCCACGACTACATAGACTCTCAGGTCGAGATCGATGCGAAGATGGGGGCCATCCTCGCCGACTGGATAATCGAAGTGCACCATAAGTTCGAACTCATGCCCAAGACTCTCTACCTCACGTTTTACGTCATCGATCGGTATCTCTCGATGGAGATGGTGCCGAGGAGGGAGTTGCAGCTTGTGGGTGTCGGTGCCATGCTTATCGCTTGCAAGTACGAGGAAATATGGGCTCCCGAG GTCAATGATTTCATTTGCATATCAGATAGTGCATATACCAGGGAGCAGATACTGGGGATGGAGAAAACAATTCTGAACAAGCTGGAATGGAACTTGACTGTTCTGACGCCGTACGTGTTTCTCGTGAGATTTCTGAAGGCTGCAGCCAGTGATAAGGAC ATGCAGCATAtggtcttcttcttcgccgAACTGGGCTTGGTGCAATACCCGATGATCATGTATCGTCCATCGATGGTCGCTGCTTCCGCAGTCTACGCAGCCCGCTGCACGCTGAAGAAGAGCCCTTTCTGGACCAAGACGCTGAAGCGCCACACTGGCTTCTCCGAGCAGCAGTTGTT ttcgatccaccgcgggTTCGGAACGTTAGAAGACtttcaaggacgatccaaggacacgtga
- the LOC109704628 gene encoding cyclin-B1-1-like isoform X3, with amino-acid sequence MCLMPMTNWLLWITSRTSTSSINSPSMRASRPHDYIDSQVEIDAKMGAILADWIIEVHHKFELMPKTLYLTFYVIDRYLSMEMVPRRELQLVGVGAMLIACKYEEIWAPEVNDFICISDSAYTREQILGMEKTILNKLEWNLTVLTPYVFLVRFLKAAASDKDMQHMVFFFAELGLVQYPMIMYRPSMVAASAVYAARCTLKKSPFWTKTLKRHTGFSEQQLLDCSKILVNAHATATESKQKVVYKYSHEQFAAVALHPAATKMMEELKKFSIE; translated from the exons ATGTGTCTGATGCCGATGACCAATTGGCTGTTGTGGATTACGTCGAGGACATCTACAAGTTCTATAAACTCGCCGAG CATGAGAGCGAGCCGACCCCACGACTACATAGACTCTCAGGTCGAGATCGATGCGAAGATGGGGGCCATCCTCGCCGACTGGATAATCGAAGTGCACCATAAGTTCGAACTCATGCCCAAGACTCTCTACCTCACGTTTTACGTCATCGATCGGTATCTCTCGATGGAGATGGTGCCGAGGAGGGAGTTGCAGCTTGTGGGTGTCGGTGCCATGCTTATCGCTTGCAAGTACGAGGAAATATGGGCTCCCGAG GTCAATGATTTCATTTGCATATCAGATAGTGCATATACCAGGGAGCAGATACTGGGGATGGAGAAAACAATTCTGAACAAGCTGGAATGGAACTTGACTGTTCTGACGCCGTACGTGTTTCTCGTGAGATTTCTGAAGGCTGCAGCCAGTGATAAGGAC ATGCAGCATAtggtcttcttcttcgccgAACTGGGCTTGGTGCAATACCCGATGATCATGTATCGTCCATCGATGGTCGCTGCTTCCGCAGTCTACGCAGCCCGCTGCACGCTGAAGAAGAGCCCTTTCTGGACCAAGACGCTGAAGCGCCACACTGGCTTCTCCGAGCAGCAGTTGTT GGACTGTAGTAAGATCCTGGTGAACGCGCACGCAACCGCAACGGAGAGCAAGCAAAAGGTCGTGTACAAGTACTCCCACGAGCAATTCGCAGCCGTGGCTCTGCATCCTGCGGCGACGAAAATGATGGAGGAGTTGAAGAAATTTTCGATCGAGTGA
- the LOC109704628 gene encoding cyclin-B1-1-like isoform X1, with protein sequence MCLMPMTNWLLWITSRTSTSSINSPSMRASRPHDYIDSQVEIDAKMGAILADWIIEVHHKFELMPKTLYLTFYVIDRYLSMEMVPRRELQLVGVGAMLIACKYEEIWAPEVNDFICISDSAYTREQILGMEKTILNKLEWNLTVLTPYVFLVRFLKAAASDKDVRTMQHMVFFFAELGLVQYPMIMYRPSMVAASAVYAARCTLKKSPFWTKTLKRHTGFSEQQLFSIHRGFGTLEDFQGRSKDT encoded by the exons ATGTGTCTGATGCCGATGACCAATTGGCTGTTGTGGATTACGTCGAGGACATCTACAAGTTCTATAAACTCGCCGAG CATGAGAGCGAGCCGACCCCACGACTACATAGACTCTCAGGTCGAGATCGATGCGAAGATGGGGGCCATCCTCGCCGACTGGATAATCGAAGTGCACCATAAGTTCGAACTCATGCCCAAGACTCTCTACCTCACGTTTTACGTCATCGATCGGTATCTCTCGATGGAGATGGTGCCGAGGAGGGAGTTGCAGCTTGTGGGTGTCGGTGCCATGCTTATCGCTTGCAAGTACGAGGAAATATGGGCTCCCGAG GTCAATGATTTCATTTGCATATCAGATAGTGCATATACCAGGGAGCAGATACTGGGGATGGAGAAAACAATTCTGAACAAGCTGGAATGGAACTTGACTGTTCTGACGCCGTACGTGTTTCTCGTGAGATTTCTGAAGGCTGCAGCCAGTGATAAGGACGTGAGGACT ATGCAGCATAtggtcttcttcttcgccgAACTGGGCTTGGTGCAATACCCGATGATCATGTATCGTCCATCGATGGTCGCTGCTTCCGCAGTCTACGCAGCCCGCTGCACGCTGAAGAAGAGCCCTTTCTGGACCAAGACGCTGAAGCGCCACACTGGCTTCTCCGAGCAGCAGTTGTT ttcgatccaccgcgggTTCGGAACGTTAGAAGACtttcaaggacgatccaaggacacgtga